AGATTAATAAATGACAAATAAACCTGCTTAATACGGATGTCAACTTTGTACTTTTATATAATAAATTACTATTATTCACTTCAATCTGGAACTTCAATTCCCTAGGAGTACCGCTCAAAATCACTATCTTTGGACAAATTGTTTTTGCGAAGATCTAAATGGACAATCAACTAAGGGATATATTTTTTCAATTACTGCGGATCGGTTTATGGGGGGAGGGAGCTTTATATTTAAAACAACCATTGACGATAGAAGATTGGAGTAAAATCCATCGTTATGCCATCAACCATACAATAGAAGGTTTAATTTATGATAGTTTTGCATTACTAGAGGAAAGCCAGCTTCCACCACAGTCATTGCGATTAAAATGGGCTGTGCGTGTAGATCATATCGAAAGGCATAATGCAAAAATGGATCGTGTCATCGCAGAACTATTTACCGCTTTTAGTGCATATAACATTCGTCCTATATTACAAAAAGGACAGGGGGTCGCGTCCTATTACCGAGTGCCCAATCATCGGATTAGCGGGGATATTGATTTCTGCTTCGAAGATGACGGTTATGCAAAAGCAAGAAACTATTTAAAAGAAAATCAGCTAAAATTTCAGGATACAGCTGGCTTTAGTTTAGACTATAATTACAAAGGTATTCACATCGAGCACCATAAAAGAACGTTTGATTTTCGTAGTCCACTAAAAAGAAGGTACCTCAATAGACTTTTGGGAGAATATAAGTCAAAGCAGCAAATCCTATCCATAAATGATGTACCAGTGCGATTATTAGCTCCAGAGCTACAATTGCTCCAGGTTAACATTCATATCTTAAAGCATCTAATTACCTATGGAATAGGCTTACGTCAATTCTGTGATTCCGCCAGGCTTTATTTTGTCGTATCCGACCAGATAAACAAAGTAGCGCTGCAAGAAATTTATAAGAAAACTGGCATTCTAAAATGGATCCATCTTTTACATAAAGTTTTAGTTGAAAACCTAGGCCTTCCCAAAAGTAAACTACCCTTTCCTTATCCCGAAAATCTTGAAACCGACTGGATGCTCGACGAAGTTTGGTATTCCGGAAATTTTGGGTTTAATGATGAACGTTTTGCGAGCAGCAAGTCGCCCAGAGTCTTTGCTCGTCCAGATTCACCCAAACGTCTATGGCAAAATTTCAAACGGTATGTCAAGTATGCTCCAGAAGAAGCCATTGCTTTTCCACTCATACATACATATTCAAAATTTTTAGGTAAAGATAGCGATTAGCTTTCGGAGGGTTTGTTTCACGGTGCAAAAAAGCGTACTCCTCTTTCTGTAGGAAAATACGCTTTTAAAATGATAACGATATTAAAAATCTAAGTAGATACTCTCGTCTACTACTTTCTTTACCCGCCACAAGCGTTGTGGATAATGTCCCGCATCGATCAACCGCTTAATGCTCTCTTGTACCTGTTCTTTGTCTTCCCTATAAGTTACCCCAAACCACTTCGCACCTGTAGGTAATACAGAAAAATTAGCTAAACCTTGCTTTACCATATAATCCGGCAAATCGGGAATAAAGAATTCGGCTTTTGGATTTCCATAGTTCTGCTCAACAAAAATGGGAAATAATGTACGTGCCACCTCAAATATCTTCGGTGTAAATCCCCAAAAGTTCATTGAAACTCGCGTCTTAGAAGGCAATACAGTTTCTTGCTCTTGCTGTACATACAAGATATGTTCATTCTTACGATAAATATTTGTTCGTTCGGTCACACTCTGTAAATGGTCTGTTTCATTCACTTCACATACACCACGGGACACATAACCAAAGTCAGACAAGGTATTTCCCACTTCAAACCCAACCAAAGCCATTTCTTGATCACTGGCTCTTTCATTGAGGAAATCTGCCATCTTTTGAAATGCATCATAACCATAAAAATCATCGGCATTGATGACACAAAATGGACGATCCACTGCTTCCTCGGCACTCATTACCGCGTGTCCTGTACCCCAAGGTTTCTGACGCTCAACTATACGTTCCACACCAAACTTACTTAAATCAAAGTTTTGGTACACATAATCCACTTCGACTGTATCGGGCAACTTATCACCAACATTATTCTTCATCACTTCCGTGAACTCTTCGCGAATGACAAAAACCACCTTGCCGAAACCAGCACGTATTGCATCATAAATAGAATAGTCGATGATTTTTTCCCCAAATGGGCCAAAACTTTCGACCTGTTTTGCGGAACCGTAACGGCTTGCCATCCCGGCAGCCAAGATGACCAAAATTGGCTTTTGATCCGTTTGTATATCCCTCATTTTTTCTGTTAGTTTAAATTGATTTTTTGATAAAAAAGAGTTACCTCAGTTGTACTGATCAACTTATTGACAATGTTTATACCAATTCCATTTTCCCGGTATTAATAAATCATGAAATTTAAACGAAGAAAGCGAGTTAGCCTATCGGATAGACCTAACTCGCTTTCAATACCTAATTCTTTGCTTTAGAGCTTTTCTTCAGTCTCTTTAGTATTTCCCGAACTCTCAGTTTTTCCCTCTTCATGCTGTTCTAGCTTCGATTGCCTTTCTTTCGATTCGTTCTGGTTGGATTGACTTCCTTCCAGTTCCTCGGCTTTAACACCCTTTGGATTGCTCCATAATTTCTTTTTATAAGCGTCCAACTTCTCCTCTACTTTCCTACCATCTAATAATTGTCCACCATTCTCAGATTCTTTTAAATTCTGCAACATCCCCGGTGATGATTCGCGCACAATTGTACTAGCAAATTTATTCTGTACAAAGAAATCATCCATGGTCATATCATAGAGCCCTTTATCCGGATCGGAAATATCCACCTGTACAAGGCTGTAACGCAATTGAGGGAAATACAGCCAAAAAGCAGGGGTTGCCCCTACAGATTCAGCTAATTCCGCAGATGTGGTAATATTCATTAATGGGGCAACACCAATAATCCGCGTCTCTAGTCTGCTCCGTTGTTTATCAAAAAAGATATCTTCCTTCACTCGAAATTTAGTCACCCGACTTGGATCAAATTCGTTGAGTGCCATCTTAGAATCGATCTGGTTTCCTTCACCATCGAAGATCGGAACCAATACACTATCCGCAAATCGGGCCATTCCCTCTTGTGCACTTAAACGACCTTTGAAAGAATCATCATCGGGACTGTAAAGGGAAAGCTTCCCTTTTTCAATCGCTTTCATTACCACTTCGATCAGGGAGTTTCCGGGGATAGCTAAGATGTAGTTCTTTTCATCCTTTAGATCAATATCACGCCATACACGTTTGTAGAAACGGATATTTTTTTTGTTCACCTCAGGATAAGCAAAAGGCACAGCATCTTCCATACTGTTTGCCTGATAAAATCCATCTGTTGTGGGAATGGTATCAGGATTCACCTCCCCCGAAACCACTGGCACCGCTGACATGATATTATTTAAGGTATCCTGTTTCCTAGGAACTGTATCTATTGTTGTTTCTTGCTGAGCGAACAATGATCCAGTTATCAATGCCATGGTAACTGTTATTATTGTTTTCATCTTTTCCATTATCAATTTTATAATTTACAGTCTGAATTAATACTTACGTGTTTTACTTTGTACTGTAGGCATCTCGAATGCAGACATCACACAACGGAAACCAATATAAGAATGCGGTTCGTAATCCACCGAGTAATTCCGTGTCTCGCTATTCAACTGCTCGCCGTTGTCTTTCCATGAACCGCCACGTACAACTTTCCGTTTAAGTGCATCACCATCTTTTGCATCTGCATCATATAGCAATGCCGGATTAAGATCATTGACAAATACCACCGCAGATGGGCTGTATGCATCCAGCGTCCACTCCGAAACATTTCCAGCCATATTGTACACACCAAAAGCATTAGGCATGTACGATTTAACAGGTAAGGTGAATGTCGCGCCATCGCGGGAGTACGTACCATCCCCCTGTTTAAAGTTGACGGCCAATTTCTTTTTACCTTCCGTACCATCAATTGTCATTCGGGAACCGGCAATTGTATCCTGTGGATCCAGTTTACCAGAAGCCGCATATTGCCATTGTGCCTCAGTAGGTAAGCTTAAGCTTAGCTGATAACCGTTCAGGTAAGAGTTTTTCAAGACTGTTGAAGCCATTTCGCTTGCACGCCAGTCTGTGAATGCCCGCGCCTGCCGCCATGTCACACCTACAACAGGATAATAGTCAAAAGAAGGATGCGTAAAATAATTTGCATCTAAGGAGGCTAATTGCGCATTTGGAAAATCTTTTGTCCAGATATCTTCCACCGGCATTACCACAACAGAATCCGTCACATAGGCTTTTTTCATATTGCCTTTAGACTGTAAGTAGGAGAAGCGATATTTAATTACCTCCGGATTGAGTGCACGGCGGTTACCACGCATTTCCAACATTGGGGCTATGCGTTCTTGGATACTGGGATCGTTACTTTTCCATAAAGGAGATACTTTTTTAACCTTTGCCCAGTTAATTCTTCGCTGCCCCACCTGTTCACCTGCGATCTCCAAAAAGTACTGATCATCTTGCAGGTAATCCGTTACAGCAACTGAATCTGCTACCCAGTTAACAAACTCACGATATTGTTTGTTTGTTACTTCAGCTTCATCAATAAAAAATGCACTTACACTTACATTTTTACCGACATTGCCGCTATCAAGTGAGCCTTTAAAAAGTATAGTCCCTGAAGGAACATAAACCATACCCGGAGGCGCTGGGAGCTTACCCCCTCGAAAAGCATTTACTTTAGGTGCTTTGTAGATTGCTGAGTTCGATTTACAGGCAGAGAAACCGATTAAAAGTGCCAAAGCACCAAAACCCAACAGCCGATTTTTATAGATCTGTTTTATTATCGTTATCATTATTCGTTAATTAAATTAGGTTGTTCGATTTACTTATTTCCGATTGAAAAGCGCATATTTAAGCCCTAGGGATACGAAACCATATTGATCATTACTTTTGTTCTTTATGCCATCAAGATTATCATTGGTTGTTATCGTATGCTGGTAGTTGACGTTGATTGCCCATTGTGGACCATATAGCGTACGCCCGAATGGAATATCAACACCTACATTGACGGGAACGACAAAATGGATTTCACCTAAATCATCCGCTAGTCCACCACCTTGATTGGTAATTGCATCAACATACATGGGATCAATATTACGTTTAATGCGATTTTTCACTAAGCCTGCGCCGGCACCGACATAGACATTGGAAAGAATACGTGAAAGTGTGTTGGCCTGTAAAGTGTAATAACTGTAGTTGTCGGCATGTCCCATAAACTGGCCTAAACGAACTTTACCATTTAGATTTCCTGCGAAATATCGATTTTCAAAATCACTATTATAGCCATTACCACTCAATGTTCCTTTTTCACCGTGCAGACCAACTGATATAAAGGGATTAATTAAGTAATCTGCTTCGCCATAAAAAGCGAATTTAGCCTCTACATTAGCCAGGTCTGTTAAATTATATGCAACACCTGCACCTGCTCCCACACTAACGGGCCGTGAAAACTGTGCTGATACGGATCCTATCATAAAACCAAAAATCCCTACTGCCGTACATAATAGTTTTTTTCTCATAGTGAGTTGATTAGTATTAAAAATATTACAATCTTAACGGATTGATTCAATAATTATTATAAAATAGAACCCCAAGTCGAGTATTCGACTTGGGGTTAAACAACAATAAGGCCAAAATTAGCAAATCAGGCACTTGCCCAATATTTTTTAGCTTGGCATATCAGCTATTATAAAAAAAACTCCGAAAATTGTAAATTCTAAATAGCACAAAAATTAGATATTAAGTCCTAATGTCAATAACAGCTGTTGACCTTGAGTCAATCGTCGAGAGGTGCTAATTTTATTTATTATCTTAAGCTGGGCTATTTCGAATACATATGCATTGAGCGCCCTATTAAATAAAAATAATTGATATCATACCCCAATTGCTCAAAAAATTATTTACTTTTAAAACGAAATGACTAGACTACATAACCTTGATTATTTAAGGGGCATTTGTGCTTTTTTTATAATGATTTACCATTATTCAAATATGGTAGCTCCTATTCCTGACTATAGTATACTGAGCAAATTTGGATATTATGGTGTGTCGATATTTTACATTCTTAGCGGCTTGACGCTTTTTCATGTATGTGAGCATCGATTCAATTTTACATTTTCTGAAATAAAGGTTTTCTTCAAAAAAAGAGTATTTAGAATTTTTCCTTTACTTATTCTCACCACTCTCTTATCCATCTATTTTGTTAAACCAGATTTAAAAACTATTATACTTAACCATTACTGGCCTCTTCGGGATTTTCGCTTGGGATAAAGCAATTGTTACTGGAGGTTGGTCTATTGGAAATGAATTAGTATTTTATTGCTTTTTTCCAATTATCCTTTTGTTTTCAAAAAGGAATACAAAAATTTTTATAGTAATTACCCTTACATCATTAATAGTATAGTTATACTTCGCATTTTGCCTTATAGATACAAAAAATCATTGGCACAATTATACGAATCCATTTAATCAGATTTTTTATTTATTTCAGGGATTGCCATTGGAAGGATATTAAAATACAAAAGTGAATCCAATGTTGTATCGTTAATTTTTATTCTAGTTGGCCTTTTTATCTTTTATTTCCCTTTGGAAATAAAAGAAAGACAATTATTGGTTTCTTATAACTACAGGCTTATTTACACAGTAGCATCTATATTAATATGTACTGGTTTTTATAAATTAACATATACTCTTCCAGATATTCTAAATAAACCTTTAACTATTTTAGGAGAGGCCAGTTATTCTGTATATCTTCTTCATATGTTTGTTTTCTACAGTTTTAAAATTTTAAACGCAAAATTTTTTAATTTCCCGATCAGCTATATAGTAATTCCATCTATAATTGCAACAATTATTTCGAGCTATATATGCTATATGTATTTTGAAAAGACATTCGTAAAAATGGGCTCTAAAAAATAGTATGGGATTTCCTACTTTTAATAGTTAGGTTCCTATTGACAAATTTAAAATCAAACACCAACCTTTCAGCCAAAATCGAGAACATTTTTATTATTGGACGGTTTTTTCTTTTTATTAAGTAAACTTCTCATCCAAAATATTTTTCTAAAAACAAACAGTTAAATAAATAAAATTATACCACTATCTTAGTAACTTAAATTAAAAAACAAAAATTATGAAATCATTGCTAATGTTTTTAATTCCGCTCTTTCTATTCGGGTGCGGAAAAGATGGTGCTATCGGGCCACAAGGCGAACAAGGTCCTGCCGGTCAAAAAGGTATCGACGGAGCCAATGGAAGTAAAATTTACAGTGGAAAATCAGCGCCTACTGCAGCCACTGGGGTAAACGGGGATTTCTTCATCAACTTGACCAATGGAGATTTATACGGACCGAAATCACAGACTGGATGGGGACAGCCATTTAATCTCAAAGGACCACAAGGTCCAGCTGGGCCATCAGGAGCAACTATCCTTTCAGGTCAAACTGCCCCAGCATTAACCGTTGGAAATATCGGCGACTTTTATATTAACATCAAAGAAATGGTCATTTATGGTCCTAAAACAGCTACAAGCTGGGGTAGCCCCGTAAGCTTAAAATCTGACGCCGAAAACGGAGTTTCTGTTTATCTTATAAAACCAGATTGGAATAAAAATTTAGTTGTTATTGAAGGAACAAATGAAAAAACATTCACTACATTTTCTGACGAGTATACAATCCCAGCCACTGCAAACGATTATCTAGTCTTTTACGTGGCAGGAGCAGGTTGGTCGTCTCTGAAACGTGATATAACGTTAAACAACTGGCAGCAATTAGAAAGATCTGGAGGCAAAAATTTCTATATCATACCTTATATAATATTAGACCATTCCGGAGCGCTTTCAAATACAAGATTTGAATCTATAATTACTTCTACTACCTTTATTAATCCGACATACAAATTTACGATGGAAGGAACTGTTCTACCTGATATAGTAGGCGGCAATCAAATTATTCATCAGTGGGCAGTATGGATACTGATTAAATCATATAACTATAAAGAATTAAAAGCAAAAGCGCCGGAAGGGGTTGTTGACACTGATAGATATTTCAGAATACAAAAATTCTAAAATATTTCTAAAATATTATAGTGATCACAACAGGTGGTTAGCTTGTTGATTTAATTTTCGGCATAATGAGCTCAATGTAATAGTGGACCCGTTATTTTTGAGCTCATTATGGACATCATCAATTTACAAACTGTAATAACAGCTGAAAAATAGTGATTGCGTTTAACCTCATTAACAAAGTTCTGATCTATTAAAAGTATAGCAAAGTTTATCTACAATTGCAAACATTATTTCGAACTACATACGTTATATGTATTTTGAAAAGACCTTCGTGAAAATAGGTTTTAAAAAATAGTATGGGGTTTCGTACTTTTAAGATTTAGGTCCTTATTGACAAATTCAAAATCAAACAACAACCTCTCAGCCAAAATCGCAACCATTTTGATTATTTGGCAGGTTCTTCTTATCATCAAGTAAACTTCTCTTATCCAAAATATCTTTTTTAAAACCAAACGGTTAAATAAATCAAATTATACTACTATCTTAGTAATTTAAATTTAAAAAACAAGAATTATGAAATCATTGCTAATGTTTTTAATTCCGCTCTTTCTAATCGGGTGCGGAAAGGATGGTGCTATCGGACCACAAGGAGAACAAGGTCTTGCCGGTCAAAAAGGTATCGATGGAGCCAATGGAAGTAAAATTTACAGTGGAAAATCAGTGCCTACCGCAGCCATTGGGGTAAACGGGGACTTCTTTATCAATTTGGTCAACGGAGATTTATACGGACCGAAAACACAGACTGGATGGGGACAACCATTTAATCTCAAGGGGCCTCAGGGTCCAGCTGGGCCATCAGGAGCAACTGTCCTTTCAGGTCAAACCGCCCCAGCATTAACTGTTGGAAACATCGGCGACTTTTATATTAACCTCAAACAAATGGTCATTTATGGTCCTAAAACAGCTACAAGTTGGGGCAGTCCTGTAAGTCTAAAATCTGATGCCGATAACGGTGTTTCTGTTTATCTTATAAAACCTGATTGGAATAAAAATTTGGTTATTACTGAAGGAACAAATGTAAAAACGTTCACTACAGTTTCTGACGAGTATACTATCCCAGCCACTGCGTACGATTATCTAGTCTTTTATGTGGCAGGAGCAAACTATTCGGGTCTGAAACGTGATATAACATTAAATGATTGGAATCAACTAGAAAGGTCCGCAGGCAAAAATTACTACATCATACCTATCGTACAATTAGACATGTACGAGGAACTTCAAAATACAAGATTTGAATCTGTAATAACTTCTACTACCTTTATTAATCCGACATACAAATTTACAATGGAAGGAACTATTCTACCAGGATTAGGAAGCAAAACAGATATTCATCAGTATGCAGTATGGATTCTGATTAAATCATATAATTATAAAGAATTAAAAGCAAAAGTACCAGAAGGAGTTGTTGATACTGATAGATTTTTCAGAATACAAAAATTCTAAAATATTATAGTGATCACAACAGTGGTTAGCTTTCTTGATTTAAATTTCGGCCATAATGAGCTCATTATAATAGTGGGCTCATTGTTTTTTAGCTCAACATGGATATCATCAATTTACAAACTGTAATAATAGCTAAAAAGGTATAAATGCATCTAACCAAATAATTCTGTCCCACAAACAGTATACCTATAATACCACTCCATCGGTTGATTACCTTACATTCATTAATCTTTCCCGCCTATTACATGCTATTTTGAATACACGCAAATGTACTGTAAATAAAGCAGCTATACCTAAATCTTCTGTACTATGCGCAACGTACTATGGCATAATTATTGAACAAGAGCAGTTATAAACTGCAATAAATCGTTATGAAAATTGTACGATTTTCTATTTTCTTAATGACAATTTGTTATAGTTGTCGAGAAAACGATCAATGGGATATCGACAATCCCATCTCCTCAAGTGATGCTTTGTTTGAAACATTAGGCGTTCTGGATTCGACAACGATGTATCATAGCACCGCTGTTGCAATTTCGGCTGATGGGAATGTCATAGTAGGTCGAAGTAAAGGATCCCATCATATATATGAAGCTTATAGATGGGAAGACGGCAATATGAAATCTATACTAAATAGTGGGATACCTTGGGTATTTGGTGATATGGAAGTCGCAGATGTTTCGGCTGATGGATCTATAATAGTAGGGACCGGCTTAGTGCAAATGGTAATGTATAACTTTGAAGAAAGAGGGTATCGCTGGGAAAATAATCAAATTGAAATACTTGAGGGAGGTGCATACAACAACAATGTGACAGGAATATCCTCACTCGGAAATTTAATTGTTGGCTCAGCTGGCGATCGCCAAACATCATTCTTTCCTTGTTATTGGCAAAATAGTACATTTCATTCTCTTGATGTCGATAATCTACACTCGATGACAAACGAAGCTAACGGAGTAAATACTGTATCAGGCGATGGATCGATAATGACGGGCAGTCGATTAGTTAAAGATCAAAACGGGGTGATAGTATCCGAAACAGTCCGCTGGGAGAACAATATTCCGACGAGATTCTCCAACTATTTCGTTGGAAGTAATTTCACGTCTGGTTATCCTACCGCAATATCGAAAGATGCGACTTCTATCGTAGGTTCAGGAAGAACTTCAAGTGGTCAAGAGGCATTCCGTTTAAAAAATGGGCAAGTAGTTGGTCTCGGGGATCTATCGGGGGGCATTTTTAGCTCCACGCCGCATGATGTTTCATCCAATGGCTCTGTCATAGTAGGAAGCAGCTCAACGGCAGGATCAACAGAAGACAGTGCATTCATATGGACCGAAAATGCAGGTATAAAAAATTTGCAGGAGCTGTTGGAGGACGAATATAACATAAATTTTGGCGACTGGAAGTTGACGGATGCAACCGCAATTTCTGCGAACGGAAAAGTAATTGCAGGTAATGCAGTAAGTTTGAGTAATTCTGCACGTAAAGTTGCTTGGCGTGTTAGATTTAGCGATTAATAAGCAGTCAAATGTTAACCCCTAAATAGTATCATAATTAATATAAACGTACTTCAAATATAAATCGGGAAGAAAAAATACAGAACAATCGTACAAATCGACTTAGATAGTTTATTATAAAATAGAACCACAAGTCTTCAACGAGACACTTGTGGTTCTAAAGGTTCAAAAGTACATCAAGGTTATACTTTTATGCTATTTAAGATTTAAGCGATCTTTTACGGCTTGCCAAACTCTCGGTAAACCACTCTTTTTCTTCCCTTTATCGCCATAACCATAACCGTAACCATAGCCGTAACCATAGCCACGAGCAAAGTCTACATCGTTAATAACTGAAGCAAGATTTCTCAATTTACCTTCAACATATAACTCTCTCGGAACCTGTAGCAATCGTTTATCTAAGTAGTTAACACGAGACACGTATAATGTTAAATCAGCATTATGCGCTATTAATAAAGTATCGGTCACCAAACTTACTGGGGCAGTATCAACTAATATATAATCATAATGTTCCCTAGCATATTTGATTACATCATCGAAATGTCCATTCATCAATAATTCAGCTGGATTCGGAGCAATATAACCTGAATAAACAACATCAAAATCGTAATTACCAGGTTTTTTGATGATGATATTGTTTACGTCCATTTCCGGATTAATCAAAAACTGCGTGATACCCACATTCGTATGCTGCAAATGTGATAGCCCCAAATAATCCAAAACTTTGGGGCTGCGAATATCTGCTCCAATTAACAAAACTTTTTTACCAGACATTGATAAAATTTGAGCTAAATTAGTGGTAACAAACGACTTTCCCTCTCCAGAGATAGTTGAAGTTACAAATACTACCTTCGATGTTGTTTTTTGGTCAGCACCAAACATGAAGTTCATATTTGTCCGTAATATACGAAAAGCTTCCGCTAAGGAGGAGCGATCATTCAGGTGGACGATTGTATCTTCAGCAGTTGGTATCTCTCCTAATATTGGTGCTCCAATATTATCCTCAATATCTTTCCTAGAATGTATTTTACTGTCCAATAGGAATTTTAAATAAATAACTGTAAAAGGAATTAAAAACCCAGCTAGCAAAGCGCCAATATAAACTAACGATTTACGAGGAGCCACCGGAATACTATTCCCATACGCAGCATCAATTACTTTTAAATTATCAGGTGTCGCTGCTGCTTTAACTTCACTTTCTTCACGTTTCTGCAAAAGCAAGAGGTAAAGCGATTCAACAATTTGCTGCTGTCTTGATATCTTCTTGAATCCTTGTTCCTGATTGGGGATTGAACTTATTCTTCCTTGAATTTCATTGGATTTCCGTTCAATACTGTTCAATGCCAATTTAGTAACCCTTTGATAGTTTTGTAATGATTGCGCTATATTCTTTCTACTTTCGGCAATATTTTCATTCAAAGCAATAACAGTAGGATTTTG
The window above is part of the Sphingobacterium sp. ML3W genome. Proteins encoded here:
- a CDS encoding outer membrane beta-barrel protein, whose amino-acid sequence is MRKKLLCTAVGIFGFMIGSVSAQFSRPVSVGAGAGVAYNLTDLANVEAKFAFYGEADYLINPFISVGLHGEKGTLSGNGYNSDFENRYFAGNLNGKVRLGQFMGHADNYSYYTLQANTLSRILSNVYVGAGAGLVKNRIKRNIDPMYVDAITNQGGGLADDLGEIHFVVPVNVGVDIPFGRTLYGPQWAINVNYQHTITTNDNLDGIKNKSNDQYGFVSLGLKYALFNRK
- the gldN gene encoding gliding motility protein GldN, which codes for MKTIITVTMALITGSLFAQQETTIDTVPRKQDTLNNIMSAVPVVSGEVNPDTIPTTDGFYQANSMEDAVPFAYPEVNKKNIRFYKRVWRDIDLKDEKNYILAIPGNSLIEVVMKAIEKGKLSLYSPDDDSFKGRLSAQEGMARFADSVLVPIFDGEGNQIDSKMALNEFDPSRVTKFRVKEDIFFDKQRSRLETRIIGVAPLMNITTSAELAESVGATPAFWLYFPQLRYSLVQVDISDPDKGLYDMTMDDFFVQNKFASTIVRESSPGMLQNLKESENGGQLLDGRKVEEKLDAYKKKLWSNPKGVKAEELEGSQSNQNESKERQSKLEQHEEGKTESSGNTKETEEKL
- a CDS encoding nucleotidyltransferase family protein; its protein translation is MDNQLRDIFFQLLRIGLWGEGALYLKQPLTIEDWSKIHRYAINHTIEGLIYDSFALLEESQLPPQSLRLKWAVRVDHIERHNAKMDRVIAELFTAFSAYNIRPILQKGQGVASYYRVPNHRISGDIDFCFEDDGYAKARNYLKENQLKFQDTAGFSLDYNYKGIHIEHHKRTFDFRSPLKRRYLNRLLGEYKSKQQILSINDVPVRLLAPELQLLQVNIHILKHLITYGIGLRQFCDSARLYFVVSDQINKVALQEIYKKTGILKWIHLLHKVLVENLGLPKSKLPFPYPENLETDWMLDEVWYSGNFGFNDERFASSKSPRVFARPDSPKRLWQNFKRYVKYAPEEAIAFPLIHTYSKFLGKDSD
- a CDS encoding SUMF1/EgtB/PvdO family nonheme iron enzyme → MITIIKQIYKNRLLGFGALALLIGFSACKSNSAIYKAPKVNAFRGGKLPAPPGMVYVPSGTILFKGSLDSGNVGKNVSVSAFFIDEAEVTNKQYREFVNWVADSVAVTDYLQDDQYFLEIAGEQVGQRRINWAKVKKVSPLWKSNDPSIQERIAPMLEMRGNRRALNPEVIKYRFSYLQSKGNMKKAYVTDSVVVMPVEDIWTKDFPNAQLASLDANYFTHPSFDYYPVVGVTWRQARAFTDWRASEMASTVLKNSYLNGYQLSLSLPTEAQWQYAASGKLDPQDTIAGSRMTIDGTEGKKKLAVNFKQGDGTYSRDGATFTLPVKSYMPNAFGVYNMAGNVSEWTLDAYSPSAVVFVNDLNPALLYDADAKDGDALKRKVVRGGSWKDNGEQLNSETRNYSVDYEPHSYIGFRCVMSAFEMPTVQSKTRKY
- a CDS encoding polysaccharide biosynthesis tyrosine autokinase, with translation MEQRPLEIKKEEEINLRQLFEQYAFYWKWFVIAVILCLGAAMLYLRYAQRTYNTSAKILLKDERSASAGELAGISELSSSMGFGGSRAAFVTDQIEVLSSRRLMRKVVEQYNLNIIYSVKGKIRSSEVLETDMPFVFQPQGEQDSISMKFKVNSKGKDGLVIVDLFSGKRIDARFDNIVSIGKYRGVFKRNPNSELEADTDYEISVIPRDWSIDANLAAISIEPSKEAQSFIVNFSMVSALEKKSQLILNTLIDVYNADLTNDKLRMTRATSDFINKRLMLISKDLSGADEEAANFKSANSMVDMATEAGVFLSTASENDKKVLEYRTQLQLVDHMNDYLKSQEVGKLLPSNIGLQDASIGAAIEAYNKLVIEKDDLLKSASDQNPTVIALNENIAESRKNIAQSLQNYQRVTKLALNSIERKSNEIQGRISSIPNQEQGFKKISRQQQIVESLYLLLLQKREESEVKAAATPDNLKVIDAAYGNSIPVAPRKSLVYIGALLAGFLIPFTVIYLKFLLDSKIHSRKDIEDNIGAPILGEIPTAEDTIVHLNDRSSLAEAFRILRTNMNFMFGADQKTTSKVVFVTSTISGEGKSFVTTNLAQILSMSGKKVLLIGADIRSPKVLDYLGLSHLQHTNVGITQFLINPEMDVNNIIIKKPGNYDFDVVYSGYIAPNPAELLMNGHFDDVIKYAREHYDYILVDTAPVSLVTDTLLIAHNADLTLYVSRVNYLDKRLLQVPRELYVEGKLRNLASVINDVDFARGYGYGYGYGYGYGDKGKKKSGLPRVWQAVKDRLNLK
- a CDS encoding sugar phosphate nucleotidyltransferase, yielding MRDIQTDQKPILVILAAGMASRYGSAKQVESFGPFGEKIIDYSIYDAIRAGFGKVVFVIREEFTEVMKNNVGDKLPDTVEVDYVYQNFDLSKFGVERIVERQKPWGTGHAVMSAEEAVDRPFCVINADDFYGYDAFQKMADFLNERASDQEMALVGFEVGNTLSDFGYVSRGVCEVNETDHLQSVTERTNIYRKNEHILYVQQEQETVLPSKTRVSMNFWGFTPKIFEVARTLFPIFVEQNYGNPKAEFFIPDLPDYMVKQGLANFSVLPTGAKWFGVTYREDKEQVQESIKRLIDAGHYPQRLWRVKKVVDESIYLDF